Below is a window of Chionomys nivalis chromosome 19, mChiNiv1.1, whole genome shotgun sequence DNA.
GGTGTCAGGTTACAGGAGCGCAGGCACCTTGACCTCATCTACAACTTTGGCTGCCATCTCACAGATGACTACAGGCCAGGTAGGAAGCCACTGGGATGCCTCCTAAGGGTCCGTTAGGTCACAGAGGCTGCGCGCTCTGACCCCGCTTTCTCACACAGGCATTGATCCTGCACTGTCAGATCCCACGTTGGCTCGCCGCCTTCGGGAAAATCGGACGTTGGCCATGAACCGGCTGGATGAGGTCATCTCCAAATACGCAGTGATGCAGGACCGAAGCGAGGAGGAcgagagacagaagagaagagcTCGGCTCCTGGGCACCTCTTCCCAGTCTCCAGGCTCCCCCAAAGCCTGCTTGGATTCTGGTGAGGTATGGAAGGGTTAGCACCTGTCAGATCTTGTCTTCACCCTGCCCTGGCCACCAGGGCTTCCAGGGGGCTCATGGAGCACTGTGTGGAAGCACGGGAAGAACCAAGTCCTCCCTCGGGGGTGGAGATTTGTGGCCTGCCTCCCTAGAGTTCTGGAAAAAGGGATTCCTTACAGAGACTCCTTTCTTCCCCAGGGTCCTAGTGGACTGGCGTCCCAGGAGTGCCCTACTACCTCCAGAGCTGAGactgatgaggaggaggagggggaggaagaggatgaggaaagtgaggaggaggaggaggaggaggaagaggccactgaagatgaagatgaggaTCTAGAAGAGTTGCAGGAAGATCAGGGGactgatgaagaagaggaaggaggaggtacGTGTGTAAGCAGAACAGCCCTCTGGGTCAGTTCTGCTCTGTTgtgccgccccccccccagctcctttGCACATACCCCTGCCCCAGTCCTCAGGCCACCCCTCTCTTTTCCAGATAATGAAGGAGATAGCCCCAGGTCCCCATCTGAACCAATGAAAGAGCTCAGGTCTCCTGCTGAGCAGAGGAACAAAGGACTTAGAGGGCCAGCAGCATCAGCATTGCCCCTGGGAGAATCCCCAGACCCTCCCAGCGCTGATGCAGAAAGCAGTGGGGAACAGCTCCTGGAAGAAGAGAGTCCTGGCTCCCGGCTTTTTGAGCTAGAGATTGAAGCCTTGCCTGAGGATGCCACCCCATCCCCTGAGGAAGGGGACATTTCCTTTTCCAGGAAACAGTCAGAAGACTCCCTCCCCCCCATCTTGGAAAATGGGGCAGATGTGGTTACCTCTACATCCTTCAATGGGCGTGTCTCTTCTCACACTTGGCAAGATTCCAGTCCCCCTTGCAAGAGATCTCGGAAGGAGAAGAAGCAATTGGGATCTAGACCATTAGAAGACAGGTAACAGCAGgcggaggaagaaggaaggcaaggaGCTGGGGCTTTCTGATAGCAGACCCAGTTCACACTGGGCCCTCTGCAGCTCAGGCCCCTTCCCATCCGTTCATTAATTCATTCTCTTTACCCTTAGCTATCTAGAGAAGCAAACAGCTCagcagggaaatgggaagagcGAATGGACCCCCTTGGCCTCCCTGGCTCCTGTTGCTGATTCCTCCACAAGGGTGGACTCTCCCAGCCATGGCCTGGTGACCAGCTCCCTCTGCAGCCCCTTCCCATCCCTGAGAGCCCAAACTCCTCAGTCTCCATTTCCCCGACCTTGTATTTATAAGGTAAGCTGGGGCTGCTGTGTCCCCCG
It encodes the following:
- the Daxx gene encoding death domain-associated protein 6, which codes for MAAADSVIVLDDDDEDEAAAQPGPSHLPSNPVSPGPEASGPSESHGDGGSSQSGGRKCYKLENERLFEEFLELCKMQTADHPEVVPFLYKLQQRAQSLFLASAEFCNILSRVLSRARNRPAKLYVYINELCTVLKAHSSKKKLNLACAASAPSESSGDNPPSAPSSDLTTAENTASEASRTRGSRRQIQRLEQLLALYVAEIRRLQEKELDLSELDDPDSTYMQEARLKRKLIRLFGRLCELKGCSSLTGRVIEQRIPYRGTRYPEVNRRIERLINKPGPDAFPDYGDVLRAVERAATRHSLGLPRQQLQVMAQDAFRDVGVRLQERRHLDLIYNFGCHLTDDYRPGIDPALSDPTLARRLRENRTLAMNRLDEVISKYAVMQDRSEEDERQKRRARLLGTSSQSPGSPKACLDSGEGPSGLASQECPTTSRAETDEEEEGEEEDEESEEEEEEEEEATEDEDEDLEELQEDQGTDEEEEGGDNEGDSPRSPSEPMKELRSPAEQRNKGLRGPAASALPLGESPDPPSADAESSGEQLLEEESPGSRLFELEIEALPEDATPSPEEGDISFSRKQSEDSLPPILENGADVVTSTSFNGRVSSHTWQDSSPPCKRSRKEKKQLGSRPLEDSYLEKQTAQQGNGKSEWTPLASLAPVADSSTRVDSPSHGLVTSSLCSPFPSLRAQTPQSPFPRPCIYKTSVATQCDPEEIIVLSDSD